In a single window of the Streptomyces sp. NBC_00353 genome:
- a CDS encoding class E sortase: MTALRPEHDPGQDGPYEQHAYEATGAFEAAVDQLADPLNDPLPGQHASPWFQGENPPAEGADTGAAQGGQPQASQGAQEPQGPPREWYDPEGYERDWYGQQEPVTASSPQPLPLNDETVGLRTADPRRTADRAMPPPAPPLRPVAEPQYVSEYAPEPDADSTAAADSRPEPAEPGPRTDPPVGGRAERRRAAKGHGRRRADPRPEGRSESTAPDGRPLTRVEARRAARAAKDSPAVVASRVVGELFISLGVLMLLFVTYQLWWTNVRADQIAGNETHKIQDDWAKGDRKPGAFEPGQGFAIIHIPKLDVVAPIAEGTSKEKVLDRGMVGHYGDGALRTAMPSAAKGNFALAGHRNTHGEPFRYINRLRKGDPIVVETQDAYYTYEMTSVLPQTSPSNVSVIGPVPPGSGFTKPGRYITLTTCTPEFTSTYRLIVWGKMVDERPRSKGKPDALVG; this comes from the coding sequence GTGACCGCACTCCGTCCCGAGCACGACCCCGGACAGGACGGCCCGTACGAGCAACATGCGTACGAGGCCACGGGCGCGTTCGAGGCGGCAGTCGACCAGTTGGCGGATCCCCTGAACGATCCACTGCCGGGGCAGCACGCCTCGCCGTGGTTCCAGGGGGAGAACCCTCCGGCGGAGGGGGCCGACACCGGGGCGGCGCAGGGCGGGCAGCCACAGGCGTCACAAGGGGCTCAAGAGCCCCAGGGGCCGCCGCGCGAGTGGTACGACCCCGAGGGGTACGAACGGGACTGGTACGGGCAGCAGGAGCCCGTCACGGCGTCTTCGCCTCAGCCGCTCCCCCTCAACGACGAGACGGTCGGTCTGCGGACGGCCGATCCCCGGCGCACGGCCGATCGTGCGATGCCTCCACCCGCACCTCCACTGCGACCGGTGGCGGAGCCGCAGTACGTGTCCGAGTACGCACCGGAGCCCGACGCGGACAGCACGGCGGCTGCCGACTCCCGCCCGGAGCCGGCCGAACCCGGACCGCGGACGGACCCACCCGTCGGCGGCCGCGCCGAGCGCCGGCGCGCCGCCAAGGGGCACGGCCGTCGACGCGCCGACCCGCGGCCGGAAGGCCGGTCGGAATCGACGGCGCCGGACGGGAGACCGCTGACGCGCGTCGAGGCGAGGCGCGCCGCCCGCGCGGCCAAGGACAGCCCCGCCGTCGTCGCCAGCCGGGTCGTCGGCGAGCTGTTCATCTCGCTCGGTGTACTGATGCTGCTGTTCGTCACATACCAGCTGTGGTGGACGAATGTGCGCGCGGACCAGATCGCCGGCAACGAGACGCACAAGATCCAGGACGACTGGGCGAAGGGCGACCGCAAGCCCGGAGCTTTCGAGCCGGGGCAGGGCTTCGCCATCATCCACATCCCGAAACTCGATGTGGTCGCGCCGATCGCCGAGGGCACCAGCAAGGAGAAGGTCCTCGACCGCGGCATGGTCGGTCACTACGGCGACGGCGCGCTCCGTACGGCGATGCCGTCGGCCGCGAAGGGCAACTTCGCGCTGGCCGGTCACCGCAACACGCACGGCGAACCGTTCCGCTACATCAACAGGCTGCGCAAGGGTGACCCGATCGTGGTCGAGACGCAGGACGCGTACTACACGTACGAGATGACCAGCGTCCTTCCGCAGACGTCGCCGTCCAACGTCTCCGTGATCGGACCGGTGCCACCCGGATCGGGTTTCACAAAGCCCGGCCGCTACATCACTCTGACGACCTGTACGCCCGAATTCACAAGTACGTACCGGTTGATCGTCTGGGGCAAGATGGTCGACGAACGGCCGCGCAGCAAGGGAAAGCCCGACGCGCTCGTCGGCTGA
- a CDS encoding aminodeoxychorismate/anthranilate synthase component II, with product MSARILVVDNYDSFVFNLVQYLYQLGAQCEVLRNDEVTTAHAQDGFDGVLLSPGPGTPEQAGVCVDMVRHCAATGVPVFGVCLGMQSMAVAYGGVVDRAPELLHGKTSPVTHEGKGVFAGLPSPFTATRYHSLAAEPDTIPQELEVTARTADGIIMGLRHRDLAVEGVQFHPESVLTEYGHLMLANWLTQCGDAGAVARSVGLAPVVGKAVA from the coding sequence GTGAGCGCCCGCATCCTTGTCGTCGACAACTACGACAGTTTTGTCTTCAACCTCGTTCAGTACCTCTACCAACTCGGCGCCCAGTGCGAAGTGCTGCGCAACGACGAGGTGACCACGGCCCATGCCCAGGACGGCTTCGACGGCGTCCTGCTCTCGCCCGGCCCCGGCACCCCCGAGCAGGCCGGCGTCTGCGTCGACATGGTGCGCCATTGTGCTGCGACCGGCGTTCCGGTCTTCGGTGTCTGCCTCGGCATGCAGTCGATGGCCGTGGCATACGGCGGTGTGGTGGACCGCGCCCCGGAGCTGCTGCACGGCAAGACGTCGCCGGTGACCCACGAGGGCAAGGGCGTTTTCGCCGGACTGCCGTCCCCGTTCACCGCGACCCGCTACCACTCGCTCGCCGCCGAACCGGACACGATCCCGCAGGAGTTGGAGGTCACGGCGCGCACGGCCGACGGCATCATCATGGGCCTGCGCCACCGGGACCTGGCGGTGGAGGGCGTGCAGTTCCATCCGGAGTCGGTGCTGACGGAGTACGGCCATCTGATGCTGGCCAACTGGCTGACGCAGTGCGGTGATGCGGGCGCTGTCGCGAGGTCGGTGGGGCTCGCGCCGGTGGTGGGCAAGGCCGTCGCGTGA
- a CDS encoding class E sortase, which yields MSVRLIVRTFSELCITVGALIILFVVYVLFWTGVKAAGATEGQIDGLQDRWARGAVSAPAPTVSPSSSPTANASASTAPAPPAPAAYPDGKAFAMLYIPRLGKGWEWPILENTKVRTLQKGLGHYRGTASLGATGNFAVAGHRRTYGDPFKDFPKLRPGDAVIVTDGTTWFTYRIDREPYRTVPNDTGVIDPVPRKSGFDGPGRYLTLTTCDPEWGSSHRLIAWAHLDATQPVTDGRPAAFHS from the coding sequence GTGTCGGTGCGACTGATCGTCAGGACGTTCAGCGAACTGTGCATCACCGTTGGCGCCCTGATCATCCTCTTTGTGGTGTACGTGCTGTTCTGGACCGGGGTGAAGGCCGCCGGCGCGACCGAGGGGCAGATCGACGGCCTTCAGGACCGGTGGGCTCGCGGGGCCGTGTCCGCACCCGCGCCGACCGTGTCGCCCTCGTCCTCGCCCACCGCCAATGCGTCCGCTTCCACCGCGCCCGCGCCGCCCGCACCCGCCGCGTACCCGGACGGGAAGGCGTTCGCGATGCTGTACATCCCCCGCCTCGGCAAGGGCTGGGAGTGGCCCATCCTGGAGAACACCAAGGTCAGAACGTTGCAGAAGGGCCTCGGTCACTACCGGGGAACCGCCTCCCTCGGCGCGACAGGCAACTTTGCCGTGGCCGGACACCGACGCACGTACGGGGACCCCTTCAAGGATTTCCCGAAACTGCGCCCCGGCGACGCGGTGATCGTGACGGACGGCACGACATGGTTCACGTACCGAATCGACAGGGAGCCCTACCGGACCGTGCCGAACGACACCGGTGTGATCGACCCCGTCCCCCGCAAGTCCGGCTTCGACGGCCCCGGACGCTATCTGACGCTGACGACCTGCGACCCCGAATGGGGTAGCAGCCACCGGCTGATCGCCTGGGCGCATCTCGACGCGACCCAGCCTGTGACCGACGGCAGACCCGCAGCTTTCCACAGCTGA
- a CDS encoding DUF881 domain-containing protein has translation MSNSADSPQDPVRRPFRHPVRVLTAAVFALAGLIFVTSANTAKGTNIRTDSSLLKLSDLIQQRSGKNAALDDSNASLRDDIDALAQRDDGSTKAEDARLKALEREAGTTKLSGRAVAVTLDDAPPDATAKPGYPDPQPNDLVIHQQDLQAVVNALWQGGARGIRVMDQRLISTSAVRCVGNTLILQGRVYSPPYKITAVGNPDSLKKALDNSPAIQNYLLYVKAYGLGWKVDEREAVTLPGYSGTVDLHYAKPVK, from the coding sequence TTGAGCAATTCTGCCGACTCTCCCCAAGACCCGGTCCGGCGCCCCTTCAGGCACCCGGTCCGGGTGCTCACCGCTGCCGTGTTCGCCCTCGCCGGACTGATCTTCGTCACCAGCGCCAACACGGCCAAGGGCACCAACATCCGCACCGACTCCTCGCTGCTGAAGCTCTCCGACCTGATCCAGCAGCGCAGCGGGAAGAACGCGGCGCTCGACGACTCCAACGCGTCCCTGCGCGACGACATCGATGCTCTCGCCCAGCGCGACGACGGCAGCACGAAGGCGGAGGACGCCAGGCTCAAGGCGCTGGAGCGGGAGGCGGGCACCACGAAGCTCTCCGGCCGGGCCGTCGCCGTCACCCTCGACGATGCCCCGCCGGACGCCACCGCGAAGCCCGGCTACCCCGACCCGCAACCCAATGACCTGGTCATTCACCAGCAGGATCTGCAGGCGGTCGTCAATGCTCTCTGGCAGGGCGGCGCCCGCGGTATCCGGGTCATGGACCAGCGACTGATCTCCACCAGTGCCGTGCGCTGCGTCGGCAACACCCTGATCCTGCAGGGCCGGGTCTATTCACCCCCGTACAAGATCACCGCGGTCGGCAACCCGGACAGCCTCAAGAAGGCCCTCGACAACTCCCCGGCGATCCAGAACTACCTGCTGTACGTGAAGGCGTACGGTCTGGGCTGGAAAGTCGACGAGCGCGAGGCGGTGACTCTTCCCGGCTACTCGGGCACAGTGGATCTCCACTATGCGAAGCCGGTGAAGTAG
- the crgA gene encoding cell division protein CrgA: MPKSRIRKKADFTPPPAKQTTNIKLTNRSWVAPVMLAFFLIGLAWIVVFYVTDGDLPINALGNWNIVVGFGFIAGGFGVSTQWK, from the coding sequence GTGCCGAAGTCACGTATCCGCAAGAAGGCCGACTTCACGCCGCCCCCGGCGAAGCAGACAACCAACATAAAGCTGACCAACCGCAGTTGGGTGGCGCCGGTGATGCTGGCGTTCTTCCTGATCGGTCTGGCCTGGATCGTCGTTTTCTATGTGACCGACGGCGATCTGCCGATCAATGCGCTCGGGAACTGGAACATCGTCGTCGGCTTCGGCTTCATCGCCGGCGGCTTCGGCGTCTCCACACAGTGGAAGTAG
- a CDS encoding rhomboid family intramembrane serine protease has product MDEQPPGSRDHSAATDGPLGCYRHPGRETGIRCTRCDRPICTECMVSASVGFQCPDCVRQGSGTGHGPAANQPRTLAGGTVAADPRLVTKILLALNIALFIVVHVKGALLQDLTLFGRANLYYGGPPEGVAEGQWYRLVTSMFLHQEVWHIAFNMLGLWWLGGPLEAALGRARYLALYLLSGLAGSALTYWLAAPNQPSLGASGAIFGLLGATAVLMRRLNYDMRPVLVLLALNLLFTFTWGGIAWQAHVGGLIAGTVIAIAMVHAPRGRRALVQYGTCALVLAAVILIVVARTAALT; this is encoded by the coding sequence ATGGACGAGCAGCCGCCCGGCAGCCGGGACCACTCCGCCGCCACCGACGGCCCGCTCGGCTGCTACCGCCACCCGGGCCGTGAGACAGGGATCCGCTGCACCCGCTGCGACCGCCCGATCTGCACCGAGTGCATGGTCAGCGCCTCGGTCGGCTTCCAGTGTCCGGACTGCGTCCGCCAGGGATCCGGCACGGGGCACGGACCGGCGGCCAATCAGCCGCGCACCCTCGCCGGCGGCACCGTCGCGGCCGACCCCCGGCTGGTCACCAAGATCCTGCTCGCTCTCAATATCGCCCTGTTCATCGTGGTTCACGTGAAGGGGGCGCTGCTCCAGGACCTGACGCTCTTCGGCCGGGCCAACCTCTACTACGGCGGCCCGCCGGAAGGTGTTGCGGAGGGCCAGTGGTACCGGCTGGTGACATCGATGTTCCTGCACCAGGAGGTGTGGCACATCGCGTTCAACATGCTGGGACTGTGGTGGCTCGGCGGCCCCCTGGAGGCAGCGCTCGGGCGCGCCCGCTATCTCGCGCTCTATCTGCTCTCAGGCCTGGCGGGCAGCGCTCTCACCTACTGGCTCGCCGCACCGAATCAGCCCTCGCTCGGTGCCTCCGGCGCCATCTTCGGTCTGCTGGGCGCCACCGCCGTGCTCATGCGCCGCCTGAACTACGACATGCGGCCGGTCCTCGTGCTCCTCGCGCTGAACCTGCTCTTCACCTTCACCTGGGGTGGAATCGCCTGGCAGGCGCATGTCGGCGGTCTGATCGCGGGCACGGTGATCGCCATCGCCATGGTGCATGCACCGCGCGGGCGGCGTGCGCTGGTGCAGTACGGCACCTGTGCGCTGGTCCTGGCGGCAGTGATCCTCATCGTGGTCGCGAGAACGGCCGCACTGACCTGA
- a CDS encoding peptidylprolyl isomerase, with protein MAEQLYATLKTNQGDIEIRLLPNHAPKTVKNFVELATGEREWTHPATGKKSKDRLYDGTVFHRVISGFMIQGGDPLGNGTGGPGYEFGDEFHPDLSFNKPYLLAMANAGPGTNGSQFFVTVSPTAWLTGKHTIFGEVTDEASKKVVDAIAGTQTNARTDRPVQDVVIESVVVETR; from the coding sequence GTGGCCGAGCAGCTTTACGCCACCTTGAAGACCAACCAAGGCGACATCGAGATCCGGCTTCTGCCGAACCACGCGCCCAAGACGGTCAAGAACTTCGTCGAGCTCGCCACGGGCGAGCGCGAGTGGACCCACCCCGCGACCGGCAAGAAGTCCAAGGACCGGCTGTACGACGGCACCGTCTTCCACCGTGTCATCAGCGGCTTCATGATCCAGGGTGGCGACCCGCTGGGCAACGGCACCGGTGGCCCGGGCTACGAGTTCGGTGACGAGTTCCACCCGGACCTCAGCTTCAACAAGCCGTATCTGCTGGCCATGGCCAACGCCGGCCCGGGCACCAACGGCTCGCAGTTCTTCGTCACCGTCTCGCCCACCGCGTGGCTGACCGGCAAGCACACCATCTTCGGTGAGGTGACGGACGAGGCCAGCAAGAAGGTCGTGGACGCCATCGCCGGCACCCAGACCAACGCCCGCACCGACCGTCCGGTGCAGGACGTGGTGATCGAGTCGGTCGTCGTCGAGACCCGATGA